GCGCCGGCGCTGACCCGGATCGGGCGGGCCGGGGCGGTGCCCGGGGCGGAGGTGAGGGCGGTGTCGGTCATCGTCGGCAAACCTACGTGAACCGTTCTCGGATCACTCCTGGTGACCGGCGGGGTACGACGTGTTGATGACGATCTGGCATCCTCGACCCGAACAGGCATTTCGCACCGGGCCTGTTTTTCATATGGTGTAAGTCCCTGGCGGCGGAGGTGGTTGTGCGCGACCCCTTGGCAGAACCTTCGGACCTGATCCGCAGCGTGTCCCGAGCGCTGCGGGTGCTGGAGTCGGTCGGTCGCGCCCCGAAGGGCCTGACCGTCAAGCAGATCGCCCGGCGGTGCGAGTTGACCGTGGCCACCACGTACCACCTGGTCCGCACCCTCGCCTACGAGGGCTACGTGATCCGTCGGGAGGACGGCACGTACATCGTGGGGCTGGAGGTGGCGGACCGCTACCGCGAACTGGTCACCGCGTTCCGTGGCCCGCCAGCCGTCGGTGAGACGCTGCGGCGGGCCGCCGCCGACACCGGCTACAGCCACTACCTGGGCCGCTTCGTCGGCGGCCAGGTGGCCCTCACGGCGGTCGCCGAGGGGCACCGCTCGCCCTACCTGGAAGACCTGGTCCCCGGCTTCGACGAGGGGGCACACGCCACCGCCCTCGGCAAGTCCCTGCTCGCCACCCTCACCACCGAACAACGCTTCCGCTACCTGCGGGAGTACGGCATGCGCCCGTTCACCACCGCCACCCTGACCAGCACGGAGACGTTCGAGGCCGACCTGGCCGCCGGCGACCGGCGCGGCATGCAGTTGGAGCTGGGGCAGTTCCGCCAGGGGGTGGCCTGCGCGGCGGTGCTGGTCTCGCCGGACAAGGACATGGAACGGCGGGTCGTGCTGGCCTGCGCGCTGCCGGCCGGCGAGATGATGACCTCCGCCCGGGTGGTCCGGGCCAAGCTGCTCACGGTCGCCCGGGCCGTCGCCGACGGCATCGCCGCCGACCACTGACCCCACGACGCCGAGAGGCCCTCTCCCGGGCTGGGAGAGGGCCTCTGGTGGCGGTCCAGCGCCGGACCGCCGGAGTAACGTCAGCTGCCCACCGGGCCGCCGTCGAGGCGCCAGGTGACCACCACGCCCGGCTTGGCGTAGTCGCCGTCCGGCCAGTTCGAGGCCGGGTTCTCCACCGATGCGCCGGTGATCTCACCCGGGTGCTGTACGGCGACGAAGACCGAGCGGTTGTCACCGGTGATGAACGGGCCGCAGGTCTCGGCGCCGAGCGGCACGGTCAGGAACTGCTTGAGGTGACCCCGCTCCGGGCCCTCCACGGCGGTGGCGAAGAGGCCGTCGTTGCTGCCCAGCGCGTTGCCGTCCGTGGAGATCCACAGGTTGCCGGTGGCGTCGAAGGCGACGTTGTCCGGGCAGGAGATCGGG
The nucleotide sequence above comes from Micromonospora sp. NBC_00389. Encoded proteins:
- a CDS encoding IclR family transcriptional regulator — its product is MRDPLAEPSDLIRSVSRALRVLESVGRAPKGLTVKQIARRCELTVATTYHLVRTLAYEGYVIRREDGTYIVGLEVADRYRELVTAFRGPPAVGETLRRAAADTGYSHYLGRFVGGQVALTAVAEGHRSPYLEDLVPGFDEGAHATALGKSLLATLTTEQRFRYLREYGMRPFTTATLTSTETFEADLAAGDRRGMQLELGQFRQGVACAAVLVSPDKDMERRVVLACALPAGEMMTSARVVRAKLLTVARAVADGIAADH